The Mustela nigripes isolate SB6536 unplaced genomic scaffold, MUSNIG.SB6536 HiC_scaffold_1915, whole genome shotgun sequence genomic interval TGAGACCCACAGGTGGAAAAAGCTTTATACTTTCCACCTGCTGATGGAATTCTCAAAACAGAGGACACTATCTGAGTGTAAGAGAAAATGATTCCACACAGAGGAATACCACCAAATATGCTCGTTGCAAAATATATCAGGATGTTATTGATGAGGGTATCAGAACATGCAAGCTGGATGACCTGAACAacttcacaaaagaagagagGGATTTCAAGGTCTGTGCAGAAGGTCAGCTGTAACACCATCAGACTGTGCATCAGGGCATCCACAATGCTAAAGGAGAAGGAGAGTAGAACCAGCAGGCTACAGAGGTGGGAGTTCATAATGACTGTGTACCTCAGTGGATGAcaaatggccacatagcggtcataggccattaCTGCAAGAAGAAAACTTTCCAAACCACCAAAAACCAGGATAGAGTAGATCTGTGTGAGGCAGCCTGCATAAGTGATGCTCTGAATCTGTGCCTGGATGTTCACCAGCATCTTTGGGACGGTGGTTGTGCTTAAGCAGATGTCAGTAAAGGAcaggttggagaggaagaagtacatgggggtaTGGAGGTGGGAGTCAGAGATGACAGCCAGGATCATGAGCAGGTTTCCCAGGATGGTGACCAGGTATATGGACAGAAACAGAATGAAGAGGAAGGGCTTCAATTCTGGGTCCTCTGTCACTTCCATAAGAAGGAATTCTGAaacccctgttttgtttctgagttCCATGATGTTGATGAATCTGACAGAGAAGGTGGAGTGACAGCACaatcaaatatgtattttctagaTGAGCAGGAGAAGCACCACCAGAGACAAACACTGTCCTGGGATGGGATGGAGACTAGTAAAGAGGGACAAGAAGTAGGTGccctcaggatgcctgggtggctcattcagttaagtgcctccctttggctcaggacatgatcccagggtcctgagatcaagtcccacatcaggctccctgttcagcagggtgtctgcttctccctgtgccttgctgctccccactgcttctgctctgtagcactctctctctctctgaaatataaaatctttaaaaaaagaagtaggtgCCTTCTGTATGTAGTTATTCTGTTCCTTTAACAAAAGCCTGAAGCTGATACAGCAGAGTGTCATCCACATTAATTTCCAAAAAGGCCAAGAgatggcctttttaaaaaaaaaaaaatacactatataTACTGTTCTGGTTACTTGAAACATTTGGTAATTTTATAAAGAGAAACAGACTGGGGATGCAGCTGAAGACTCGTCTGGCTCAGGAGGCAAGCAACTGAGATAATACATAAGTATGTCAAGAACCAGGAATATTTTATTGATGTACAatacacataataaaaatataccatctacaaatctaaacaaaaaaaaaaagaactaggaaTGGGAAGATGAAGTGAAACTTACTAAACTTCCTGCCTCCCACAACCACCAGATTGCAAGTAAATGTCAGATAATTTTATAACAGCCAtcctgttttataaaaatgtatttctaccCAGTAGGAAAATGGTCCTGGCAATAGTGTGTATAGTACAGTATGATATTAGTAAATCAGTAGTACTTGAGATTGGGGTAAAGTACAAGAAAACATGTGAAGAAGATGACATGCAGGAGGACCCTGGTGACATGGTTCTAATCATTTGATGCATGAAGTCTTCACAGCTTCCTCCGGATGGAACTGTAATAATATATCTACCCTCATTTCCAAACATTGACTAATGGACATCAGATTACCTGGTGGCCATCGTAGAATGATTTGACATTTTCTCTGAATGTACCAAATGGAAGATCAATACTCAGGAAGGGCAGAAAGACTGAGTAACCCTCAGGCTCCAGGGCAAGAAGGATCATCTATGAAATGAGGCTCAGGTGTACTACTTCTTTTCTGGAGAAGAACTGTTAAAGCAAGTGGTCACAGGCAGACTGCAGTGTCTTTATCCCTAGAGGTTCAACTTCCAGAGCTCCTCATTAGCCAAGCAATTTTATTGTCATTGTGATCCAGGGCAGTGCAAATCCTTCAAGGCCAAGACTCCAGAGGGAGGAATTCGGGATGACTGCTTTTCTGATTCTGAGGCTGGGTATATACCATTCACTATAtagtatgtataaataaatgggaaaaaaaatcttaaaatgtatatggaatcacaaaagactccaaggagtcaaagcaatcttgaacaagaaaaacaaagtaggagGCAATACACTTCCTTATATCAAGCTACATATGAAAACTATAGTAATCATAACAGTATAATACTGGCataaaaggg includes:
- the LOC132008887 gene encoding olfactory receptor 7G1-like; translation: MELRNKTGVSEFLLMEVTEDPELKPFLFILFLSIYLVTILGNLLMILAVISDSHLHTPMYFFLSNLSFTDICLSTTTVPKMLVNIQAQIQSITYAGCLTQIYSILVFGGLESFLLAVMAYDRYVAICHPLRYTVIMNSHLCSLLVLLSFSFSIVDALMHSLMVLQLTFCTDLEIPLFFCEVVQVIQLACSDTLINNILIYFATSIFGGIPLCGIIFSYTQIVSSVLRIPSAGGKYKAFSTCG